In Synergistaceae bacterium, the DNA window CTCCGAAGATGACGCGCGCAGGGGACGTGAAGGAAGCGTGGTTGCCAGCATGAACATAGCCGCGAAACGTCCGGGCAGCTTTATCGTTGTGGACGAGGCGGAACAGATTCTGCACAGCGGCATAGACGAGAACCAGAACAGAGGCAAGGAGAAATCATGGCTTCATTCGCTGCTCGAGAAGCCGGGCTGCCGTGTAATCTGGATAACCAACCACGTCGAGCATATTCACCCGTCAGTGATGCGGAGATTCTCTTACAGCGTATATTTTCACGAGGCCGGCAGGAAGGAACGCGAGAGGTTCTTTGCCGACATAACGGAACGCCACAGCGTAAGGGACTGCTTCAGCGACGCGGACATCAAGACTCTCGCACGGAATTACGCTGTACCTGCGGCAGTGATCGAGAACGCAGTAACTCAGGCCAAGACACTCGGCTGTGATGGAGGTGAATTTGTCCCGACTGTTGAGCAGTTCATTAAGAGCTACCTGACGCTGCTTCACGGAGGCCGGAAATTCATACGCAGGCCGTCAAACGAAATCAGAGGCTTCACGCTCTCGGGGGTATCTCTGGACGGTTCGGCAATAGATGACATCATGAGGAGGTGCAGGCGCGCGGACGAGGCAATGAAGCTCGCGGACGGACAGCTTGAAGGCGGGTGCGCAACGATGCTCTTCTATGGCCCTCCGGGCACGGGCAAGACTGCACTAGCCAGACACATTGCGTACGAGATTGACCGTGAATGCATAGTCCAACGAGGAAGCGACCTGCTGAACTGCTACGTCGGGAACACTGAGAAGAACATTGCGGGGATTTTCCGGCAGGCTGAGGATGAAGGGGCTGTGCTGGTGATTGACGAGGCTGATACCTTCCTGTTCCGGCGTGATATGGCGGTGCACTCTTGGGAAGTGAGTCAGGTCAACGAGTTTCTGACGTGCCTCGAGGAATGCCGGTGCTTCTGCATCTGCACGACTAACAGGCTCAGCGAGCTTGATGCCGCGTCAGTGAGGAGGTTCTCCTACAAGGTAGCATTCAGTTATTCGGGCGCAGAGCAGATTACTGCACTTTATGCCTCACTGCTTGCCCCGCTGTGCACTGAACCTCTGAGCCCTGAACTTGGCCGGGAACTCTCAGCGATGAAGAAGCTCACGCCCGGAGATTTCCACGCGGTAAGAATGCAGTATGCCTCGTACCTGTCCGACTGTGAGGCGAGCCACGAGGAGATGATAGCTGCCCTGAAGCGTGAAGTCTCGCTGAAACATTAAGGGGGAATGAT includes these proteins:
- a CDS encoding AAA family ATPase, with the translated sequence MTQEISYFQAKAALWMSRLLNADILQADNMAFYYYLNFSGVSLKRLLRDIIRIVRMKPDTPEKAEALEELRAAQTWTMFRLTRDFNDIIIDNPALKGTVRDCALKHCQAIAEAETLDAETCRRTREKIAELFGLSPEAQELLEFAYIHETESNVNGYLENELEIFKAHNRRMFAVVMDMDISAVMDALHELQTCCLLGDHPIFNGFGRIADAVFKLYESPDADPEEIFCSPLKGDTLPLDRFNIAREDLSYITRLLKSDTNSPVHIMIYGSPGTGKTTFARSLAHELGLTAWTSNTSEDDARRGREGSVVASMNIAAKRPGSFIVVDEAEQILHSGIDENQNRGKEKSWLHSLLEKPGCRVIWITNHVEHIHPSVMRRFSYSVYFHEAGRKERERFFADITERHSVRDCFSDADIKTLARNYAVPAAVIENAVTQAKTLGCDGGEFVPTVEQFIKSYLTLLHGGRKFIRRPSNEIRGFTLSGVSLDGSAIDDIMRRCRRADEAMKLADGQLEGGCATMLFYGPPGTGKTALARHIAYEIDRECIVQRGSDLLNCYVGNTEKNIAGIFRQAEDEGAVLVIDEADTFLFRRDMAVHSWEVSQVNEFLTCLEECRCFCICTTNRLSELDAASVRRFSYKVAFSYSGAEQITALYASLLAPLCTEPLSPELGRELSAMKKLTPGDFHAVRMQYASYLSDCEASHEEMIAALKREVSLKH